Proteins encoded by one window of Rhodopirellula islandica:
- a CDS encoding cytochrome c oxidase subunit II, whose product MFPAIESLAMTFPTLLADKNADFWFPIQGSSFAEEVDWVYDLILYISLAFFVPMMVFMVWCLFKYIKARGTKAESQLSHHTTLELTWSIGPSVLLVWMFVQGSISFLDMRSPPEGSYDIGLQAFKWGWTMDYGNGTFHPELHIVKDEPTKLSMRSTDVIHSVFIPAFRVKKDVVPGRYNYMWFQPTIASEQISDEQLAKLKKQNEGTAWDYDKVHTIETEDGEKEVQVTPEGYTFFDLYCAEYCGTNHSEMQTVVVVHETQADLDAWIKANSSRGEVSMEEWGELLYGRRGCSGCHSVDGSKLVGPSFKDVYGSQHGLTTGENQLVDENYVRESILAPKAKVVAGYQPVMPSYKGQLSDDDIASIIAYLKSISANASSQPAAAEAEPEAESAE is encoded by the coding sequence ATGTTTCCTGCAATCGAATCGCTCGCCATGACGTTTCCAACTTTGTTGGCTGACAAAAACGCGGACTTTTGGTTTCCCATCCAAGGTTCATCGTTCGCCGAAGAAGTTGATTGGGTTTATGACCTGATCCTGTACATCAGCTTGGCATTCTTCGTGCCGATGATGGTGTTCATGGTTTGGTGCCTGTTCAAGTACATCAAGGCTCGCGGGACCAAGGCTGAAAGCCAACTTTCGCACCACACAACGCTGGAGTTGACCTGGTCAATCGGGCCGTCGGTGTTGTTGGTCTGGATGTTCGTTCAGGGGTCGATTTCGTTCCTCGACATGCGGAGTCCGCCAGAAGGTTCCTACGACATCGGTCTCCAAGCCTTCAAATGGGGTTGGACGATGGATTACGGGAACGGCACGTTCCACCCCGAATTGCACATCGTCAAAGATGAACCCACCAAGCTGTCGATGCGCAGCACCGACGTGATTCACAGTGTGTTCATCCCCGCCTTTCGCGTGAAGAAGGACGTTGTGCCGGGTCGGTACAACTACATGTGGTTCCAACCGACCATTGCCAGCGAACAGATCAGTGACGAGCAACTTGCCAAGCTGAAGAAGCAAAACGAAGGCACCGCCTGGGACTACGACAAAGTCCACACCATCGAAACCGAAGATGGTGAAAAAGAGGTGCAAGTCACGCCCGAGGGCTACACGTTCTTCGACCTGTACTGTGCCGAGTATTGCGGCACGAACCACTCCGAAATGCAAACCGTGGTCGTCGTTCACGAAACGCAAGCGGACCTGGACGCCTGGATCAAGGCGAACAGCAGTCGCGGTGAAGTCTCGATGGAAGAGTGGGGCGAGTTGCTCTACGGCCGTCGTGGTTGTTCCGGTTGCCACTCGGTCGACGGTTCGAAACTGGTTGGCCCGTCCTTCAAGGACGTTTACGGCAGCCAGCACGGATTGACCACCGGTGAGAATCAACTCGTCGATGAAAACTACGTTCGCGAATCGATTCTCGCACCCAAGGCGAAGGTTGTCGCGGGTTATCAACCTGTCATGCCGAGCTACAAAGGGCAGCTCAGCGACGACGACATTGCCTCGATCATCGCTTACTTGAAGTCGATCAGTGCCAACGCATCGTCGCAACCGGCCGCCGCCGAGGCTGAACCGGAAGCAGAATCCGCCGAATAA
- the kdsB gene encoding 3-deoxy-manno-octulosonate cytidylyltransferase — protein MKSMIVIPARLASSRLSQKLLLQAGGKSVLQHTYEAAMRCSVSEEVIVAVDDPRLAAEVDSFGGQARLTSVECQSGTDRIAEVALLHEDIDIFINVQGDEPEIDPKTIDAVAQLLMQHPEADIATAACPIRDRERVEDPNCVKAVLGDDQRAITFSRAAVPHPRDGLTDALLNAEPANYWQHIGLYAYRRDFLLWFAMQPPGRLEQIEKLEQLRAIEAGKTIVVTPVESSAPGIDTLEDFREFTARIESV, from the coding sequence ATGAAGTCCATGATCGTCATTCCCGCTCGCTTGGCATCGTCCCGCCTCAGCCAGAAATTGCTGTTGCAAGCGGGTGGCAAATCCGTGCTGCAGCACACCTACGAAGCCGCAATGAGATGCTCCGTCAGCGAGGAAGTCATCGTCGCAGTGGACGATCCACGCTTGGCCGCCGAAGTCGATTCCTTCGGTGGACAAGCTCGACTGACCAGCGTCGAGTGCCAAAGCGGAACCGACCGGATTGCAGAAGTCGCCCTGCTGCATGAAGACATCGATATCTTCATCAACGTTCAAGGCGACGAACCGGAGATCGATCCCAAGACAATCGATGCGGTCGCCCAATTGCTGATGCAACATCCCGAGGCAGACATTGCCACCGCTGCCTGCCCCATTCGCGATCGCGAACGCGTGGAAGACCCCAATTGTGTCAAAGCGGTCCTGGGCGATGACCAGCGAGCGATCACTTTCAGCCGTGCCGCTGTCCCCCATCCTCGCGATGGATTGACCGACGCCTTGCTGAATGCGGAACCAGCGAATTACTGGCAGCACATCGGACTGTACGCCTACCGCCGAGACTTTTTGCTGTGGTTCGCGATGCAACCGCCAGGAAGGCTCGAGCAAATCGAAAAACTCGAGCAACTGCGGGCCATCGAAGCGGGCAAAACGATCGTCGTCACTCCCGTCGAGTCGTCGGCGCCTGGGATCGACACCCTCGAAGATTTTCGCGAATTCACCGCACGAATCGAATCGGTGTGA
- a CDS encoding cytochrome c oxidase subunit I: MSNATLPAGARDPGYPTERENYLTNSSGILSWVFTLDHKRIGMMYLIGVVSAFAIGGLLALAIRLHLLKPDGLLFTGAEGNNIYNQVFTLHGAIMVFLFIIPSIPAALGNFLVPVMLGAKDVGFPRLNLSSFYLWVFGALFFVSALFSSGLDTGWTFYTPYSTTTDTSVILATLGAFILGFSSIFTGLNFIVTINTMRPPGMTWFKMPLFLWATYATSIIQVLATPVLGITLLLLIAERTMHIGIFDPEFNGDPVTYQHFFWFYSHPAVYIMILPAFGIISELISVHSHKHIFGYRFIAYSSIAIALLGFLVWGHHMFTAGMSSLTTIVFSALTFTVSVPSAIKVFNWLATMYKGSISLTTPMCYAISFIFLFTIGGLTGLFLGTLATDLHLHDTYFVVAHFHYVMVGGTLIAFLGGVFHWWPKMVGKLYNETHGRIASLLVFLGFNGTFLPQFVLGSRGMPRRYATYDPEFAFLHQLSTFGALLLGVGLLYAFIVLMVSLAKGRRAPANPWGGVTLEWQCTSPPPYYNFERPPVVGDPYDFHNLEWDAENERYVMTEPERKLVPESTPDEVPAHAGGQK; the protein is encoded by the coding sequence ATGTCCAATGCAACACTCCCTGCGGGCGCTCGCGACCCCGGTTATCCAACCGAACGCGAAAACTACCTGACCAACTCCTCGGGCATCCTCAGCTGGGTGTTCACGCTGGATCACAAACGCATCGGGATGATGTATTTGATCGGCGTGGTGAGCGCGTTTGCAATCGGTGGTTTGCTAGCCCTTGCCATTCGTTTGCACCTGTTGAAGCCCGATGGATTGTTGTTCACGGGCGCCGAAGGCAACAACATCTACAACCAAGTGTTCACCCTGCACGGGGCGATCATGGTGTTCTTGTTCATCATCCCGAGTATCCCGGCGGCACTGGGGAACTTCCTTGTGCCTGTCATGCTGGGTGCGAAGGACGTTGGTTTTCCGCGGTTGAACCTCAGCAGTTTCTATCTGTGGGTGTTTGGGGCGTTGTTCTTCGTGAGCGCCTTGTTTAGCAGCGGGTTGGACACCGGTTGGACGTTTTACACGCCCTACAGCACAACGACTGACACCTCGGTGATTTTGGCCACCTTGGGTGCCTTCATTCTGGGATTCAGTTCGATCTTCACCGGTCTGAACTTCATTGTCACGATCAACACGATGCGTCCACCGGGCATGACCTGGTTCAAGATGCCTTTGTTCCTGTGGGCGACTTACGCGACCAGCATCATTCAGGTGTTGGCAACGCCCGTCCTCGGGATCACGTTGTTGCTGCTGATCGCAGAACGCACGATGCACATCGGGATCTTTGATCCTGAATTCAACGGCGACCCGGTGACCTACCAGCACTTTTTCTGGTTCTACAGTCACCCCGCTGTGTACATCATGATTCTGCCAGCCTTCGGGATCATCAGCGAATTGATCAGTGTTCACAGTCACAAGCACATCTTTGGCTATCGCTTCATCGCCTACTCCTCGATCGCGATTGCTCTGTTGGGCTTCTTGGTCTGGGGACACCACATGTTCACCGCAGGCATGAGCTCGTTGACCACCATCGTGTTCTCCGCGTTGACGTTCACGGTTTCGGTGCCGTCGGCGATCAAGGTGTTCAACTGGTTGGCGACGATGTACAAGGGCTCGATCAGCTTGACGACGCCGATGTGTTACGCGATCTCGTTCATCTTCTTGTTCACGATCGGCGGTTTGACCGGCTTGTTCCTCGGAACCTTGGCGACGGACCTGCACCTTCACGACACGTACTTTGTGGTCGCTCACTTTCACTACGTGATGGTTGGTGGAACGTTGATCGCTTTCCTCGGTGGTGTGTTCCACTGGTGGCCGAAGATGGTCGGGAAGCTCTACAACGAAACTCACGGGCGAATTGCCTCCCTGTTGGTCTTCCTCGGATTCAATGGCACCTTCTTGCCACAGTTCGTCTTGGGCAGCCGCGGGATGCCTCGTCGTTACGCGACTTACGATCCCGAGTTCGCGTTCTTGCATCAGCTCAGCACGTTTGGTGCTTTGTTGCTCGGAGTTGGTTTGCTGTATGCGTTCATCGTGCTGATGGTTTCGCTGGCCAAAGGCCGTCGTGCCCCTGCCAACCCCTGGGGTGGCGTGACGTTGGAATGGCAATGCACCAGCCCACCGCCGTACTACAACTTTGAACGTCCACCCGTTGTTGGCGATCCATACGATTTCCACAATCTGGAATGGGACGCTGAGAACGAGCGATACGTCATGACGGAGCCAGAACGCAAACTGGTTCCTGAGTCCACGCCTGATGAAGTTCCCGCCCATGCTGGCGGCCAAAAGTAG
- a CDS encoding cytochrome c oxidase subunit 3 — protein sequence MATIDSVSSPTDAHADDSHGHDHDHPSWLAHHFETPEQQFDSGKLGIWLFLVTEILFFSGMFCAYAILRMLRPEVFEGCSQFLNTKLGAINTGVLLFSSLTMAWAVRCSQTEEHKKLVALIATTLSCAMVFLGVKSIEYSHKWGMGLLPPGTYFYSAANEHPTAAQMVELHGFSESTAFFLTNSLYFLCAPFALIAAGVFIWLVVSKISGNAFQYACAKPLLVVALSFFGGVGLGTILESGGEHHGDEHVAAAGDHADAEHGDADHSHAVATVDHAEEVADESDANMVQTPLGDDYAAVKLLAENETNTGLKDLVVAEQTQQTMAEGKILKDSSTSDAGISTIPGNVNTPRQAGVFFGIYYCMTGVHAIHILAGIGVLVWLLIRAIRQDFNRHYFGPVDYVGLYWHIVDLIWIYLFPLLYLIR from the coding sequence ATGGCAACGATCGACTCCGTATCTTCACCAACCGATGCTCACGCGGATGATTCGCATGGGCACGATCACGATCATCCATCTTGGTTGGCGCACCATTTCGAGACCCCCGAACAGCAATTTGACAGCGGCAAGCTGGGCATTTGGTTGTTCCTGGTCACGGAGATTTTGTTCTTCAGTGGAATGTTCTGTGCGTACGCCATCCTCCGAATGCTTCGACCGGAAGTCTTCGAGGGTTGCAGCCAGTTCCTGAACACGAAATTGGGTGCGATCAACACCGGTGTGCTGCTATTCAGTTCGCTGACGATGGCGTGGGCCGTTCGCTGTTCCCAAACGGAAGAGCACAAGAAGTTGGTCGCGTTGATCGCGACCACGCTGTCCTGTGCGATGGTCTTCCTGGGTGTGAAGTCGATTGAATACTCGCACAAATGGGGCATGGGATTGCTGCCGCCGGGAACGTATTTCTACAGTGCTGCCAACGAGCACCCGACCGCCGCTCAGATGGTGGAGTTGCACGGCTTCTCGGAGTCGACGGCGTTCTTCCTGACGAACAGTTTGTATTTCCTGTGTGCTCCGTTTGCGTTGATCGCAGCGGGCGTCTTCATTTGGTTGGTTGTCTCGAAAATCTCGGGCAATGCCTTTCAGTACGCTTGTGCGAAGCCACTGTTGGTCGTCGCTTTGAGCTTCTTCGGGGGCGTTGGACTGGGCACGATTCTGGAGTCCGGTGGCGAGCATCATGGTGATGAGCATGTCGCTGCAGCTGGCGATCATGCCGATGCGGAACACGGCGACGCAGATCATTCGCACGCCGTGGCGACCGTTGATCATGCAGAAGAAGTCGCGGACGAATCCGACGCCAACATGGTCCAAACGCCTTTGGGCGATGACTACGCGGCGGTGAAGCTGCTCGCTGAAAACGAAACCAACACCGGTCTGAAGGACTTGGTGGTCGCGGAACAGACTCAGCAAACCATGGCTGAAGGCAAGATTCTGAAGGATTCATCCACCAGTGACGCGGGGATCTCCACTATCCCAGGTAACGTCAACACACCACGACAAGCCGGTGTGTTCTTTGGGATTTACTACTGCATGACCGGTGTTCACGCGATTCACATTTTGGCTGGGATCGGTGTGCTGGTTTGGCTGTTGATCCGTGCGATCCGCCAAGACTTCAATCGACACTACTTTGGCCCAGTTGATTACGTCGGCCTGTACTGGCACATCGTCGACTTGATCTGGATCTACCTGTTCCCACTGCTGTACCTGATTCGCTAG
- a CDS encoding cytochrome C oxidase subunit IV family protein codes for MSDHGHSANTDSAHSHDGHAEGDFAHPIPLPLLFGVFIALVFLTIVTVAQANFDLGSIDIAIVMFIATIKAVLVALFFMHLAFDKPFNLIVFLSSFVFVGLFVTITLSDAKMTSPANENIVDEVPVAVSVDL; via the coding sequence ATGTCTGACCACGGACATTCCGCGAACACCGATTCGGCACACTCGCACGACGGCCATGCCGAGGGCGATTTCGCGCACCCCATTCCGTTGCCGCTGCTGTTCGGTGTGTTCATCGCACTTGTTTTTCTGACGATCGTGACCGTCGCTCAGGCCAACTTCGACTTGGGCAGCATTGACATTGCGATTGTGATGTTCATCGCCACCATCAAGGCGGTCTTGGTCGCTTTGTTTTTCATGCACTTGGCGTTCGATAAACCGTTCAACCTGATCGTGTTCCTGTCGTCGTTTGTGTTTGTCGGCTTGTTCGTGACCATCACGTTGAGTGATGCGAAGATGACGTCTCCGGCCAACGAGAACATTGTCGACGAAGTGCCGGTTGCGGTTTCCGTCGATTTGTAG